A stretch of Geomonas oryzisoli DNA encodes these proteins:
- a CDS encoding glycoside hydrolase family protein yields MRISDDGVRFIWSEEYAPDVSERLHWPGGASGVTLGAGYDMKTRSKQQVLTDLQEIGVSRDLSAKAACGAGLSGEAAESFVLSHRKMLVLGEQQSIALLRLILPSYEKVVRQGIRVPLLQHEYDALVSFSYNPGGCFRKVASCINEGRIGDAMCFITSANKSGGKVLNGLVKRRKRETQLYLRGKYI; encoded by the coding sequence ATGCGAATTTCAGATGACGGTGTCAGGTTCATATGGAGCGAGGAGTATGCTCCTGATGTTTCAGAACGCTTACATTGGCCTGGTGGCGCAAGTGGAGTGACTCTGGGCGCTGGTTATGACATGAAGACAAGATCAAAGCAGCAAGTGTTAACAGACTTGCAGGAAATAGGGGTTAGTCGGGACCTGAGTGCAAAGGCAGCGTGTGGCGCGGGCCTCTCTGGGGAGGCAGCTGAATCTTTCGTGTTGTCGCACCGCAAGATGCTAGTGCTTGGTGAGCAACAGTCTATAGCGTTGTTAAGGTTGATACTCCCGAGCTATGAGAAGGTAGTAAGACAAGGAATACGGGTTCCACTTTTACAGCATGAGTACGATGCACTTGTCAGTTTTTCCTATAATCCTGGTGGATGTTTTAGAAAAGTAGCATCTTGTATAAATGAAGGAAGAATTGGTGACGCCATGTGTTTCATAACTTCCGCCAACAAATCTGGAGGCAAGGTGTTGAATGGTTTAGTTAAAAGAAGAAAAAGGGAGACGCAGTTGTACCTCCGTGGGAAGTATATATGA
- a CDS encoding Zeta toxin family protein produces MPTCWIIAGPNGAGKTTFALGHLPRVGCSYFINADLIAAGLSPLAPERELVAASRIFLKEIEDRIEQGEDFSFETTLSGRTYLRLLQRLRADAWRVELLYLALPNVEMSTLRVTERVTHGGHNIPASDIQRRFSRSLNNLFNVFGHRVDRCLCFMNDGEAPVLVFEQIGETREVFHVEYYQLLQGETVV; encoded by the coding sequence ATGCCAACTTGTTGGATTATTGCGGGTCCGAATGGAGCAGGTAAAACTACCTTCGCGTTGGGGCACCTGCCGAGAGTGGGGTGCAGCTATTTCATCAATGCCGACCTAATCGCTGCCGGCTTGTCACCGCTTGCTCCAGAAAGAGAACTGGTGGCAGCGAGCCGGATCTTTCTGAAAGAGATAGAGGATCGCATAGAACAAGGTGAGGACTTTTCCTTCGAAACCACCTTGTCAGGTCGAACCTATCTGCGGTTGCTCCAACGCTTACGCGCCGACGCGTGGCGGGTCGAATTGCTGTACCTTGCCCTTCCTAATGTTGAGATGTCGACGCTGCGTGTAACAGAACGGGTCACGCACGGCGGGCACAACATTCCGGCTTCAGACATCCAGCGACGATTCTCACGCAGTCTGAATAATTTGTTCAACGTATTTGGCCATCGCGTAGATCGTTGCCTCTGCTTTATGAACGACGGTGAGGCGCCAGTGCTGGTCTTTGAACAGATTGGTGAGACCAGAGAGGTTTTCCACGTGGAATATTATCAACTTTTGCAAGGGGAGACTGTTGTATGA
- a CDS encoding DUF2442 domain-containing protein, which yields MRKIASISVNDDWTLDVRFANSEVRRYDVSPLLQREAFRGLEDAAMFKTARNGGYFVAWDNDADLSADTLYLEGVPLASTTHPT from the coding sequence GTGAGAAAGATCGCCTCGATCAGTGTAAATGATGACTGGACTCTTGATGTCCGTTTCGCAAACAGCGAAGTCCGCAGATACGATGTAAGTCCCCTGCTGCAAAGAGAGGCCTTCCGAGGGCTGGAAGATGCCGCAATGTTCAAAACCGCCCGTAATGGTGGCTACTTCGTTGCCTGGGACAACGATGCCGACCTGAGTGCCGACACCCTCTACCTGGAAGGTGTACCCCTTGCGTCCACGACTCATCCCACCTAA
- a CDS encoding DksA/TraR family C4-type zinc finger protein yields the protein MAVGWSRDGAVQEQIDATVESAVERAKSRLPKGESLTHCEECEVPIPEARRKAIPGVRYCVGCQSELEKKEKAAALYNRRGSKDSQLK from the coding sequence ATGGCGGTTGGATGGTCGAGAGATGGAGCGGTCCAGGAACAGATAGATGCCACGGTGGAATCCGCAGTCGAACGGGCTAAGAGTCGTCTGCCTAAAGGCGAAAGCCTCACCCATTGCGAGGAGTGCGAGGTTCCTATTCCTGAAGCGCGTCGCAAGGCAATTCCAGGAGTTAGATACTGTGTTGGCTGCCAATCAGAGCTTGAAAAGAAGGAGAAGGCAGCAGCCCTCTACAACCGGAGAGGTAGCAAGGATAGCCAGCTAAAGTGA
- a CDS encoding DUF2845 domain-containing protein gives MAVRHESKMSGALGNVLGIVIFVVVAGSALPNVNLTSLIFGVGNPAPPLAPIVVNPIQPAKVKVEQPVPQATSDGYERYTDKNGNEVVIVPARYQAKNESAPVQTAPVPDHSAVSPAASPPVTQKVNVPVQASPPPNLAVIAMNAAAKAHTGMNVFESCRCNNGLATKGDSRQEVLEKCAQPAGRFGGDRDCPEIWVYNFGPNEFMQGVCFDRSNRVTKVLSLDHGY, from the coding sequence ATGGCAGTGAGACACGAATCAAAGATGAGCGGTGCTTTGGGTAATGTATTAGGCATTGTAATATTCGTAGTCGTGGCAGGTTCAGCGCTTCCCAACGTCAACCTCACCAGTCTGATCTTTGGAGTCGGAAACCCTGCTCCGCCACTTGCTCCAATTGTAGTGAATCCTATACAGCCGGCAAAGGTAAAAGTTGAACAACCGGTTCCACAGGCGACTTCGGATGGGTACGAGCGTTACACCGACAAAAATGGAAACGAGGTGGTAATCGTACCCGCTAGGTACCAGGCAAAAAACGAATCAGCCCCTGTTCAGACAGCCCCGGTGCCAGACCATTCAGCAGTTTCCCCGGCAGCGTCCCCACCAGTAACGCAGAAGGTGAATGTGCCTGTACAGGCCTCACCACCGCCAAATCTCGCTGTAATTGCCATGAACGCGGCGGCAAAGGCGCATACAGGAATGAATGTGTTTGAATCGTGCCGATGCAATAACGGCCTGGCTACGAAAGGTGACTCAAGGCAAGAGGTGTTAGAGAAGTGCGCACAGCCTGCCGGCCGATTCGGCGGTGACAGGGATTGCCCCGAGATCTGGGTGTACAACTTCGGCCCAAATGAATTTATGCAAGGGGTCTGTTTTGACCGCAGCAATCGCGTCACCAAAGTCCTCAGCCTCGACCACGGTTATTGA
- a CDS encoding BsaWI family type II restriction enzyme → MTTIYDSRYVIIVEQLKRVRVEKKVTQRTLAGLLGQQQSYVAKVEGGERRLDILELFDWLKALRADPLIFLREIGWVAQERPGNIPALPLPGHVEEVHGGLNLIMAWQGEKKIVFLQDAKPHDYLIVEKEITAIFQELNNHKSKTMNREAICKAFQLAFELLPAVNPSDVYHHIVYRLYLREYTKTNAEQSWVRAGGEAVELFVARHYADRLAANGIEIKALLSRGEKAAALAEMGLAGTVGDSKLDISLYGVIERKRYIFGGIHCKASFAERVSDDVPCSEAMMRSGLTSLLFTFDAKSFPPPAGDLINRGELGTHENPSDKRRYIEEHGSFDACFCYNLRSVPSKKKTTSGKRIYVCKFDEDDVLPQKVIEAWQQYKVKHKL, encoded by the coding sequence ATGACGACTATATATGATTCCCGATACGTAATTATTGTTGAGCAGTTGAAGAGGGTCCGTGTTGAAAAGAAGGTCACTCAGAGAACTCTTGCAGGACTTCTTGGGCAGCAACAGTCTTACGTTGCTAAAGTTGAGGGGGGAGAGCGAAGGCTAGATATTCTTGAGCTGTTCGATTGGCTTAAAGCACTGAGGGCTGACCCTCTCATTTTCCTCCGGGAGATTGGCTGGGTCGCACAAGAACGTCCTGGCAACATACCCGCCCTGCCTTTGCCTGGCCATGTCGAGGAGGTACATGGAGGTCTAAATCTCATCATGGCATGGCAAGGTGAAAAGAAAATAGTCTTTTTGCAAGATGCCAAGCCCCATGATTACCTAATTGTGGAGAAAGAAATTACAGCAATTTTTCAAGAGTTGAATAACCACAAATCAAAAACTATGAACAGAGAAGCGATCTGCAAAGCCTTCCAGCTAGCATTTGAGTTGCTTCCGGCGGTTAATCCTAGTGATGTATACCACCACATCGTGTACCGTCTCTATCTACGTGAGTACACTAAGACCAACGCTGAGCAGAGTTGGGTAAGGGCAGGTGGCGAGGCGGTCGAACTTTTCGTTGCAAGGCACTATGCTGACCGCCTTGCCGCGAATGGCATAGAGATAAAGGCCTTACTGAGCCGTGGTGAAAAAGCCGCTGCGTTGGCAGAAATGGGGTTAGCGGGTACTGTGGGGGATTCTAAACTTGACATAAGCCTTTATGGCGTAATAGAAAGGAAACGTTACATTTTCGGTGGCATTCACTGCAAAGCTTCGTTTGCTGAGAGGGTGTCAGATGACGTTCCTTGCAGCGAAGCTATGATGCGTAGTGGCCTGACGAGCCTGCTCTTTACGTTTGATGCCAAATCCTTTCCACCGCCGGCAGGAGATCTAATCAACCGCGGAGAGCTCGGCACACACGAAAACCCCTCAGACAAACGGAGATACATCGAGGAACATGGTTCCTTTGATGCCTGCTTTTGCTACAATCTGAGGAGTGTACCTAGTAAGAAAAAAACGACTAGCGGCAAAAGGATTTATGTCTGTAAGTTTGACGAAGATGACGTTTTGCCACAGAAAGTGATTGAGGCGTGGCAACAGTACAAAGTGAAACATAAGCTCTGA
- a CDS encoding DNA cytosine methyltransferase: MKSIDLFVGAGGLTEGFKAEGVTSLYANDFDKHAIKTFGRNHPNTKCNSDPIESLHPAKVREELALKRGALDILLGGPPCQGFSTYGKRDPGDPRNQLYQHFLSYIEEFRPKAFVMENVTGILTLMDGKVVDNILEETEKMGYATKVFVLNAANYGVPQSRKRVFIVGGIDKMAVKEPKPTHEYLNGSSSEEDRSEQLSFYEIPKRDKLPPALTVRDAISDLPLEVLLPKDTHVTLPYPPMVRPSQYQTEMRSGSDVILHHSAKQMLAIRRLRLALMKPGDYGRELRARLSEKLFEEELINELLGGKGLRNLDGCRREDIEKEMELRQMLDSGLLDMEAFFKKFDAGGFANKYRRLNWDSPSHTLVAHMARDCSDFVHPEVDRFISVREAARLQSFPDTYYFDGSQFQQFKQIGNAVPPKLAAALAKEVTTHLNYN; this comes from the coding sequence TTGAAATCAATTGATCTTTTCGTTGGCGCTGGAGGATTAACCGAAGGTTTTAAGGCAGAGGGAGTGACATCTTTATATGCAAATGATTTTGATAAACACGCTATAAAAACTTTTGGCAGAAATCATCCAAATACAAAATGTAATAGTGATCCTATAGAGAGTCTTCATCCTGCAAAAGTTCGCGAAGAACTCGCGCTTAAACGGGGGGCATTAGATATCCTCTTGGGGGGGCCTCCTTGCCAAGGATTTTCCACCTATGGGAAGCGTGATCCAGGCGATCCAAGAAATCAGCTATATCAACACTTCCTTAGCTATATTGAAGAGTTTAGACCAAAGGCGTTTGTTATGGAAAACGTCACCGGCATCCTTACCCTAATGGATGGAAAAGTAGTTGATAACATTCTTGAGGAAACGGAAAAAATGGGGTACGCCACGAAAGTTTTCGTACTGAATGCTGCCAATTACGGTGTCCCTCAGAGCAGGAAAAGGGTGTTCATAGTTGGTGGTATTGACAAAATGGCAGTTAAAGAGCCTAAGCCTACCCATGAATACTTGAACGGTTCTAGCAGTGAGGAAGACCGCAGTGAGCAATTGTCGTTCTATGAAATACCGAAAAGGGACAAGCTGCCTCCTGCGCTGACAGTGCGAGATGCTATCTCTGACTTACCTCTCGAAGTCCTGCTACCTAAAGACACGCATGTCACGCTGCCGTACCCGCCGATGGTGCGCCCATCTCAGTATCAGACAGAAATGCGAAGCGGCTCTGACGTCATTCTGCATCATTCTGCAAAGCAGATGCTTGCCATAAGACGCCTCAGGCTTGCACTAATGAAGCCCGGAGATTATGGTCGCGAATTACGAGCTAGACTTTCCGAAAAGCTCTTTGAAGAAGAACTCATTAATGAGCTATTAGGCGGAAAAGGTTTACGTAACTTAGACGGTTGTCGGCGAGAAGACATCGAAAAAGAGATGGAACTTAGGCAGATGCTAGATAGCGGCCTACTCGACATGGAGGCTTTCTTCAAGAAGTTTGATGCGGGCGGTTTTGCTAATAAGTATCGAAGACTAAATTGGGACTCACCATCTCATACATTGGTAGCTCATATGGCAAGAGATTGTTCTGATTTCGTTCATCCAGAGGTAGATAGGTTCATTTCTGTGCGGGAGGCGGCGCGATTGCAGTCATTCCCAGATACCTATTATTTTGATGGCTCCCAATTTCAGCAATTCAAGCAGATAGGTAACGCAGTCCCCCCCAAACTTGCCGCTGCTTTAGCTAAAGAAGTTACAACGCATCTTAACTATAACTAG
- a CDS encoding very short patch repair endonuclease: MEFAGCVWYFQGMDRISKEARSRNMQAIRSRNTEIEMTLRRALWASGIRGYRLCTQRIAGTPDIVFTKQKVAIFVDGCFWHGCPICYRKPKTNSFFWEKKLAYNKARDLHNTTQLTEEGWVVIRFWEHDVRKQLNLCISTIITAIKKEGTVEIN, translated from the coding sequence ATGGAGTTTGCCGGCTGCGTTTGGTATTTTCAAGGCATGGATAGGATCAGTAAAGAGGCCCGCAGCCGAAACATGCAAGCGATTCGCAGTCGGAATACTGAAATTGAGATGACTCTCAGAAGAGCCCTGTGGGCGTCTGGGATACGAGGGTATCGTCTGTGCACCCAGAGGATCGCAGGAACCCCCGATATTGTTTTCACTAAGCAAAAGGTTGCCATATTTGTCGATGGCTGTTTTTGGCATGGCTGCCCGATTTGCTATAGGAAGCCCAAAACGAACTCTTTTTTTTGGGAGAAAAAGCTTGCGTACAACAAAGCACGTGATCTTCATAACACGACACAACTTACGGAAGAGGGCTGGGTTGTCATCAGATTTTGGGAACATGATGTAAGGAAACAGCTAAATTTATGCATCAGCACAATAATTACAGCTATAAAAAAGGAAGGTACTGTTGAAATCAATTGA
- a CDS encoding epoxyqueuosine reductase codes for MKELIREVITRSIIDHKGNWSDLLANRYFEEPLVNFAGGDDPIFEEFKEIIGPWHKTPLEAYEAVHGEESWRGGTVVSWAMPWSKALRDSNRRCTDRPSVEWTKAYDLCAKVLQKEVRRELLQEMERHGVRGVAPADAEWFRIMDAPDGKTSPWSDRHVAYAAGLGTFGLNSAFLSVKGMAIVLNSVVIDAVLDPNQRTAEHHRADCLHFKTGACGACIRRCPAQAVSTAGHDKTRCMIFGYGPDSVRLAKERGVEGPAGCALCQVGVPCEACIPGNRH; via the coding sequence ATGAAGGAGCTGATACGGGAAGTGATCACGCGTTCGATCATCGACCACAAGGGGAACTGGTCCGACTTACTGGCGAACCGCTACTTCGAAGAGCCGCTGGTGAATTTTGCCGGCGGCGACGATCCGATCTTCGAGGAGTTCAAAGAGATCATCGGTCCCTGGCACAAGACGCCCCTGGAGGCCTATGAAGCCGTGCACGGCGAGGAGAGCTGGCGCGGCGGCACCGTGGTCAGCTGGGCGATGCCCTGGAGCAAGGCGCTACGGGACAGCAACCGTCGCTGTACCGATCGGCCGTCCGTCGAGTGGACCAAGGCCTACGACCTGTGCGCAAAGGTGCTCCAAAAGGAGGTACGGCGAGAACTCTTGCAGGAGATGGAGCGGCACGGCGTGCGTGGTGTGGCTCCGGCCGATGCAGAGTGGTTCCGCATCATGGACGCCCCCGACGGCAAGACCTCCCCTTGGTCCGACCGGCACGTAGCATACGCGGCAGGGCTTGGCACCTTCGGCCTGAACAGCGCCTTTCTCAGCGTCAAAGGGATGGCCATCGTGCTCAATTCCGTTGTCATCGACGCCGTACTCGATCCGAACCAGCGTACCGCCGAGCACCATCGCGCCGACTGTCTCCACTTCAAAACCGGCGCCTGCGGCGCCTGCATCCGCCGCTGCCCCGCACAAGCCGTCTCAACAGCAGGACACGACAAAACCCGCTGCATGATCTTCGGCTACGGCCCCGACTCGGTCCGCCTTGCCAAAGAACGTGGTGTGGAGGGCCCCGCCGGCTGCGCCCTGTGCCAAGTGGGCGTCCCGTGCGAAGCCTGCATCCCTGGCAATCGTCACTGA
- a CDS encoding MarR family winged helix-turn-helix transcriptional regulator: MNIPGKSANEIAELVAAQCIAGRARRLNRVITGLYDRALQPHGIKINQASILVCLLTIGDASPGEIGARLQMEKSTVSRTIDRMVNSGWIQVSGKGPGQTVRVTESGRQLMVDCHEQWQEAQQRALALLGEEGASSLKAIADRLRVNC; encoded by the coding sequence ATGAACATTCCAGGGAAGTCCGCAAACGAGATTGCCGAGCTTGTTGCAGCACAGTGCATAGCAGGCCGGGCCAGGCGTCTGAACCGCGTCATCACCGGCCTCTACGACAGGGCGCTGCAGCCGCACGGCATCAAGATCAACCAGGCCAGCATTCTGGTGTGCCTGCTGACCATCGGGGACGCGAGTCCCGGTGAGATCGGTGCGCGCCTGCAGATGGAAAAGTCGACCGTGAGCCGTACCATCGACCGGATGGTTAACAGCGGCTGGATCCAGGTGTCAGGGAAGGGGCCGGGACAGACCGTCCGGGTCACCGAAAGCGGCAGGCAGCTCATGGTGGACTGCCATGAACAGTGGCAGGAAGCCCAGCAACGCGCATTGGCGTTGTTAGGCGAAGAAGGCGCTTCTTCCCTCAAGGCCATCGCCGATCGTCTCAGAGTAAACTGCTGA
- a CDS encoding acetate uptake transporter yields the protein MSNVKLGNPAVVGLAGFGLTTFVLQCHNLGWCGIAPVLWLGLCFGGTAQMIAGLMEFKTGNNFGFCAFTGYGAFWISLCLMIIFGKNADLVKAYPTLAFNANDLGFYLVAWTVFTFILFIASMKHHATLAFIFLTLLLGFIGLDVKEFTGSALAGTFAAYDLLVCAFSALYLMTVAVYAESGINLPVGEPWIKESAAAEGVLAAEKVKA from the coding sequence ATGAGTAATGTGAAACTGGGAAATCCTGCGGTAGTCGGTCTTGCTGGCTTCGGGCTGACGACATTCGTGCTGCAATGCCACAACCTGGGCTGGTGCGGTATCGCTCCCGTGCTCTGGCTCGGTCTCTGCTTCGGCGGGACGGCGCAAATGATCGCCGGCCTGATGGAGTTCAAGACCGGTAACAACTTCGGCTTCTGTGCCTTCACCGGCTACGGGGCCTTCTGGATCTCGCTCTGTCTGATGATCATCTTCGGCAAGAACGCGGATCTGGTGAAAGCGTACCCGACCCTGGCGTTCAACGCCAACGACCTGGGCTTCTACCTGGTGGCCTGGACCGTGTTCACCTTCATCCTCTTCATCGCCTCGATGAAGCACCACGCGACGCTCGCCTTCATCTTCCTCACCCTGCTGCTGGGCTTTATCGGGCTGGACGTGAAGGAATTCACCGGCAGCGCTCTGGCCGGGACCTTCGCCGCTTACGACCTGCTGGTCTGCGCGTTCTCCGCCCTGTACCTGATGACCGTAGCGGTCTACGCCGAGTCCGGCATCAACCTGCCGGTGGGCGAGCCGTGGATCAAGGAAAGTGCGGCAGCCGAAGGGGTGCTCGCGGCTGAGAAGGTTAAGGCTTAA
- a CDS encoding MFS transporter, translated as MGKLSDNIRKLYLFSFLQMTLFPMAIITLFWKDHAGLSLTQILLLQSIFSVATLALDYPAGYVSDRLGYRCALNIASVLGMVGWGIYIWADSFATVLLAEIILGMSLSFISGSDSALLFETLRAQGEEQSYARHQGRMHGFAQAGEAAGAVLAGVIYAFQPRLPFILQVAVWGAGLLVTRQLVESPRAHAPLRSHLAEALATARYAFLDNRHLRYTILLNTVLGVASFYPVWLIQPYMQHAGVPVAWFGPVWAGANLTVAVCALASHRMHNRLGDRGMVLLFLLLVVVGYLGLGLAGGIWGFLFYYLLTCMRGLRGPMMLAHTQRESASANRAATLSLQSVSFRLLFVVTGPLVGKLADQGGVGHSFYLLFYAFLGTLPMLAVLFLRHAPRR; from the coding sequence ATGGGAAAGCTCTCCGACAACATCCGCAAGCTGTACCTCTTCTCCTTCCTGCAGATGACGCTGTTCCCCATGGCGATCATCACGCTCTTCTGGAAGGACCACGCCGGGCTGTCGCTCACCCAGATCCTGCTCTTGCAGAGCATCTTCTCGGTGGCGACGCTCGCGCTCGACTACCCGGCCGGGTACGTAAGCGACCGGCTCGGCTACCGCTGCGCGCTCAATATCGCCTCCGTCCTGGGAATGGTGGGCTGGGGCATCTACATCTGGGCCGATTCGTTCGCTACGGTGCTGCTGGCTGAGATCATCCTGGGGATGTCGCTTTCCTTCATCAGCGGCTCCGATAGCGCGCTCCTCTTCGAGACGCTGCGGGCACAGGGGGAGGAGCAGTCTTACGCGCGCCACCAGGGACGCATGCATGGCTTCGCCCAGGCGGGCGAGGCGGCTGGGGCGGTCCTGGCCGGCGTGATCTACGCCTTCCAGCCGAGACTCCCCTTCATCCTCCAGGTCGCGGTGTGGGGCGCCGGCCTGCTGGTCACCAGGCAACTGGTGGAGTCCCCGAGGGCACACGCCCCGCTCCGCTCCCACCTCGCCGAGGCCCTCGCCACCGCCCGCTACGCCTTCCTCGACAATCGCCATCTGCGCTACACCATCCTGCTCAATACGGTGCTCGGGGTGGCGTCTTTCTACCCGGTCTGGCTGATCCAGCCCTACATGCAGCACGCGGGAGTGCCGGTGGCCTGGTTCGGACCGGTCTGGGCCGGCGCCAACCTGACGGTGGCCGTGTGCGCCCTCGCCAGCCACCGGATGCACAACCGCCTGGGGGACCGGGGCATGGTCCTGCTCTTTTTGTTGCTGGTGGTGGTTGGCTACCTGGGGCTGGGGCTTGCCGGCGGGATCTGGGGCTTTCTCTTCTACTACCTCCTGACCTGCATGCGCGGCCTGCGCGGGCCCATGATGCTCGCCCACACCCAGCGCGAGTCCGCGAGCGCCAACCGCGCGGCGACGCTGTCGCTGCAGTCGGTATCGTTCCGGCTCCTGTTCGTGGTCACCGGCCCCCTGGTGGGGAAGCTCGCGGACCAGGGGGGCGTCGGGCACAGCTTTTACCTGCTCTTCTACGCGTTTTTGGGGACCCTGCCGATGCTTGCGGTTCTCTTTCTGAGGCATGCGCCGCGGCGGTGA
- a CDS encoding OmpA family protein, protein MKRNLLFCLSVLVCFALSGCVTSGTYQKKELEAQNLEKSLQEQRGQYNILMGENDQLKNDIKKLTTELAAMTGEKNALMADKKGLEETLKSTSDAKNQKIGELSQKVGDLTQKTADLEAENKRLKDEVARLQKQKEEVQKTSKTYGDLLEQMKGEIAKGQVTISELKGKLTVNMVDSVLFDSGKAEVKPEGLVVLQKVVDILKTVKDKAVRIEGHTDNVQIVGQLAKRYPTNWELSAARAINVTRYLQQQGLDPALLGAVAYGEFKPVASNDTEEGRAKNRRIEIVLVAKE, encoded by the coding sequence ATGAAGCGCAATCTGTTGTTTTGTCTGTCGGTGCTGGTGTGCTTCGCCCTGTCGGGCTGCGTGACGAGCGGCACCTACCAGAAGAAGGAGCTCGAGGCCCAGAACCTGGAGAAGAGCCTCCAGGAGCAACGGGGACAGTACAACATCCTCATGGGCGAAAACGACCAGCTCAAAAACGACATCAAGAAGCTCACCACGGAGCTGGCCGCCATGACCGGCGAGAAAAACGCACTCATGGCGGACAAGAAGGGGCTGGAGGAAACACTCAAATCCACGTCCGACGCCAAGAACCAGAAGATCGGCGAGCTGAGCCAGAAGGTGGGAGACCTGACCCAGAAGACGGCCGACCTGGAGGCGGAGAACAAGCGCCTCAAGGACGAGGTGGCCCGTCTGCAGAAGCAGAAGGAGGAAGTCCAGAAGACCAGCAAGACCTACGGCGACCTCCTGGAGCAGATGAAGGGGGAGATCGCCAAGGGACAGGTGACCATCTCGGAGCTGAAGGGAAAGCTGACCGTGAACATGGTCGACTCGGTGCTTTTTGATTCCGGCAAGGCGGAGGTGAAGCCTGAGGGGCTGGTCGTGCTGCAGAAGGTCGTCGACATCCTGAAGACCGTGAAGGACAAGGCGGTCAGGATCGAGGGGCACACCGATAACGTCCAGATCGTGGGGCAGCTCGCCAAGCGCTATCCCACCAACTGGGAACTCTCGGCGGCGCGCGCCATCAACGTGACCCGCTACCTGCAGCAGCAGGGGCTCGACCCGGCACTCCTCGGGGCGGTGGCCTACGGCGAGTTCAAGCCGGTGGCGTCCAACGACACCGAGGAGGGACGCGCCAAGAACCGCAGGATCGAAATCGTGCTGGTGGCGAAGGAATAA
- a CDS encoding hotdog domain-containing protein, whose amino-acid sequence MTTPAETSFLHTLSLADDLPLRRRFMVVDEDLLGNMRFGMLLEILDKVAEETALRYVNRFYPEARVVTAAIDNIIVRHVADVTRDIVCEARINHVGRSSLVIGIRVEQPGEPANHVASCYFTMVARSGMGEGAVSVALPPLEYITEREQARARKAGARREEYRQQQALTSEPPSSEEYRMLAALHTAQDEPGFQGLLAGRLVADSWERMYPEFENVPQKIFGGYLVRRAYELSSICSELVAPDRSVMAAVNRINFFHPVRMGDKLHYTSRVVFTCGSYICVEANIERISRDRTSKALSNSCLFTFVNVDRELRHKPVPAVYPTTYAEDARYLEAERSFKGLSGHIHLI is encoded by the coding sequence ATGACGACCCCGGCGGAAACGTCCTTCCTTCATACCCTGTCGCTTGCCGACGACCTCCCGCTGCGCCGCCGCTTCATGGTGGTGGACGAGGACCTTTTGGGCAACATGCGCTTCGGGATGCTCCTTGAGATCCTGGACAAGGTCGCGGAGGAGACGGCGCTCAGGTACGTGAACCGGTTCTACCCCGAGGCGCGGGTGGTGACGGCGGCCATCGACAACATCATCGTCCGGCACGTCGCGGACGTGACCCGCGACATCGTCTGCGAGGCGCGCATCAACCACGTGGGGCGGTCGTCGCTGGTGATCGGGATCCGCGTGGAGCAGCCCGGCGAACCGGCGAACCACGTGGCTTCCTGCTACTTCACCATGGTGGCGCGCTCGGGTATGGGGGAGGGGGCGGTCAGCGTGGCCCTGCCCCCTCTGGAGTACATAACGGAAAGGGAACAGGCTCGGGCACGGAAGGCGGGGGCGCGCCGGGAGGAGTACCGGCAGCAGCAGGCGCTCACCTCGGAGCCTCCCAGCAGCGAGGAGTACCGGATGCTGGCCGCGCTGCACACGGCGCAGGACGAGCCGGGGTTCCAGGGGCTCCTGGCGGGACGCCTGGTGGCGGATTCGTGGGAGAGGATGTATCCGGAGTTCGAGAACGTGCCGCAGAAGATCTTCGGCGGCTACCTGGTGCGGCGGGCCTACGAGCTGTCGTCCATCTGCTCGGAATTGGTTGCGCCGGACCGGTCGGTCATGGCGGCGGTGAACCGGATCAACTTCTTTCACCCGGTGCGCATGGGCGACAAGCTGCACTACACCAGCCGCGTCGTGTTCACCTGCGGCAGCTACATCTGCGTGGAAGCCAACATCGAGCGCATCAGCCGCGACCGTACCAGCAAGGCGCTGTCCAACTCGTGCCTGTTCACCTTCGTCAACGTGGACCGGGAGCTGCGCCACAAGCCGGTGCCGGCTGTTTACCCCACCACCTACGCCGAAGACGCCAGGTACTTGGAAGCGGAGCGGAGCTTCAAGGGACTGTCGGGGCACATCCACCTGATATAG